From a region of the Zingiber officinale cultivar Zhangliang chromosome 4B, Zo_v1.1, whole genome shotgun sequence genome:
- the LOC121976965 gene encoding uncharacterized protein LOC121976965 — protein MGSLLENLPKKRLLPTVSYKDDLPTFQPQTKPPPTLMDARPIGLRKRISSFSVKIQPLSADWAAFRRCKSAPSFGELAGAVGPLRRWWGQCWGWILSRKPVFAEDIEMNEEETAMLGFQLKGSWRHLFYRVRSEIRKLVRSDCLPTSLPQGFRYDSFSYAQNFDDSTDRTPR, from the coding sequence ATGGGCTCCCTCCTGGAGAACCTCCCAAAGAAGCGGCTCCTCCCCACCGTGTCATACAAGGATGACCTGCCGACCTTCCAACCTCAGACGAAGCCGCCGCCGACGCTGATGGACGCTCGCCCCATCGGCCTCCGCAAGCGGATCTCCTCCTTCTCCGTCAAGATCCAGCCCCTCTCCGCCGACTGGGCCGCCTTCCGCCGCTGCAAGTCCGCGCCCTCCTTCGGCGAGCTCGCCGGCGCCGTCGGCCCGCTCCGCCGCTGGTGGGGCCAGTGCTGGGGTTGGATCCTCTCGCGGAAGCCGGTGTTCGCGGAGGACATCGAGATGAACGAGGAGGAGACCGCGATGCTGGGCTTCCAGCTCAAGGGCAGCTGGCGCCACCTCTTCTACCGGGTCCGCTCCGAGATCCGGAAGCTGGTCCGCTCCGACTGTCTCCCCACCTCGCTCCCGCAAGGCTTCAGGTACGATTCCTTCAGCTACGCCCAAAATTTCGACGACTCCACCGACCGAACACCACGCTGA